Proteins encoded in a region of the Desulfovermiculus halophilus DSM 18834 genome:
- a CDS encoding sarcosine oxidase subunit delta, whose protein sequence is MALMITCPVCGRRNGYEFRYGGEDKGAYPWGQDMDPRQWAEYVHMNSCTAGVQKEWWYHRDGCGSWFTIFRDTVANVEVENPEERT, encoded by the coding sequence ATGGCTTTGATGATCACTTGCCCGGTTTGCGGCAGACGAAATGGATACGAGTTCCGCTACGGCGGAGAGGACAAGGGGGCCTACCCCTGGGGACAGGATATGGATCCCAGGCAGTGGGCGGAATATGTACACATGAACTCCTGTACGGCCGGGGTTCAGAAAGAATGGTGGTACCACCGGGACGGCTGCGGGAGCTGGTTCACCATCTTCCGGGATACGGTGGCCAATGTAGAGGTGGAAAATCCGGAGGAGAGAACATGA
- a CDS encoding 4Fe-4S dicluster domain-containing protein, which translates to MAKKKVLGHHINREWCKGCGICVHFCPKQVLELDEEEKVVAARPEDCIGCHLCERRCPDLAIEVQTEEQEAA; encoded by the coding sequence ATGGCCAAAAAGAAAGTGCTTGGACACCATATCAACCGGGAATGGTGCAAGGGGTGCGGGATTTGCGTCCATTTCTGCCCCAAGCAGGTCCTGGAGCTGGATGAGGAAGAAAAAGTTGTGGCCGCCCGGCCGGAAGACTGCATCGGATGCCACTTGTGCGAACGAAGATGTCCGGACCTGGCCATTGAGGTTCAAACCGAAGAGCAGGAAGCAGCATGA
- a CDS encoding 2-oxoacid:acceptor oxidoreductase family protein: MERCRLVFSGSGGQGLITAAIILAEAAVIHEGLNAVQAQSYGAAARGGVTRSDIIIDDTEINFPKVTQPNILVCLTQEAYDQSFGIIRPGGLLLTDSALVQTKRKADARQVSLPLYRSVQERIGKTIVLNICMLGALQALTGIVRLESLLEVIKARVPAQFVDLNKQALDLGGELARAQD; the protein is encoded by the coding sequence ATGGAACGATGTCGACTCGTTTTTTCCGGCTCCGGCGGACAGGGGCTGATCACTGCTGCCATCATCCTGGCCGAAGCCGCGGTGATCCATGAAGGGCTGAACGCAGTGCAGGCCCAGTCCTACGGGGCTGCGGCCCGGGGAGGGGTGACCCGCTCGGATATCATCATCGATGATACCGAGATCAACTTTCCAAAAGTGACTCAGCCCAACATCCTGGTCTGTCTGACCCAGGAAGCCTATGATCAGTCCTTTGGGATCATCCGTCCCGGAGGCCTCCTGCTCACGGACAGTGCCTTGGTTCAGACCAAGCGCAAGGCGGATGCCAGGCAGGTCAGCCTTCCCTTATACCGCTCGGTACAGGAGCGCATTGGAAAGACCATTGTCTTAAACATCTGCATGCTGGGGGCCCTGCAGGCCTTGACCGGTATCGTCCGGCTGGAGTCCCTGCTCGAGGTGATCAAGGCCCGGGTTCCGGCCCAGTTCGTGGATCTGAACAAACAAGCCCTGGACCTGGGGGGCGAGTTGGCCCGCGCCCAGGACTGA
- a CDS encoding ASKHA domain-containing protein, with the protein MSTTQTIHIRVHPVGTTVQGQKGLTVRQILAEQGIYVDSPCDGQGICGQCKIRVQPSRAAPETPHANISAQEAQDGIRLACQLVPDDDLQVYLPPTYRLDARKTSDEGTILLGRSQTDGRIQPAVQVEEDDGRYWLRHAEEAGRRHPLSQWAADMAPKGLALDLGTTTLAASLICLETGRELASAGRLNPQVDYGHDVLTRIQRASSTEGLELLASAVQTAIRDLVREICEQAGAQPMEILDAVIGGNTTMVQICAREDPSPLGQLPFTVGLASGCSHPASRFGLGIHPQGTAYVPPILHAFVGSDISAGLVAVQGFFGAGDKILFLDVGTNGEMGVSTGQVRLLTSTAAGPAFEGSGLRSGMRAAAGAIQEVSFDGRDLVLQAIGNGHGPLGICGSGLLDLVHTLLGIGVLDPSGRLRTKEELTEPSTEVLSRLQSLDGKAAVSLADGVWLTQGDVRQLQLAKGAIRTGIDFLLDQAGLESRDLDRVVVGGGFGNVLRPASLEGVGMLPPETADKVVFAGNTSQLGCARLLVSTPVRRRLEEDMAGVEHIGLAQDAGFMDAFVANMEFPEPGANTVDRALIGGER; encoded by the coding sequence ATGAGTACGACCCAAACCATTCACATACGCGTTCACCCTGTGGGCACAACTGTCCAGGGGCAAAAAGGACTGACCGTGCGCCAGATCCTTGCCGAGCAGGGCATATACGTGGACAGTCCCTGCGACGGACAGGGAATCTGCGGGCAGTGCAAGATCCGGGTCCAGCCCAGCCGGGCGGCTCCGGAAACCCCGCATGCCAATATTTCCGCCCAGGAGGCCCAGGACGGCATCCGCCTGGCCTGCCAGTTGGTTCCCGACGATGATCTGCAGGTCTATCTTCCCCCGACATACAGGCTTGATGCCCGGAAGACATCGGATGAGGGTACAATCCTCCTGGGCAGGTCTCAAACCGACGGCCGGATTCAGCCGGCCGTGCAGGTGGAGGAGGACGATGGGCGGTACTGGCTGCGGCATGCGGAAGAAGCTGGCCGCAGACATCCCTTGTCCCAATGGGCTGCGGATATGGCTCCCAAGGGCCTGGCCCTTGATCTGGGGACAACAACCCTGGCTGCCTCTTTGATATGTCTGGAAACCGGCCGGGAGCTGGCTTCGGCGGGCAGGCTCAATCCCCAGGTGGACTACGGGCACGATGTTCTGACCCGTATTCAGAGGGCATCCTCTACCGAAGGGCTGGAGCTCTTGGCCTCCGCTGTCCAGACCGCCATCCGGGATCTGGTCCGGGAGATCTGCGAACAGGCGGGCGCCCAGCCCATGGAAATCCTGGACGCGGTCATCGGCGGAAACACGACCATGGTCCAGATCTGCGCCAGGGAAGACCCGAGTCCCCTGGGGCAGCTCCCGTTTACCGTGGGCCTGGCCAGCGGGTGCAGCCATCCGGCCTCCAGGTTCGGCCTGGGGATTCATCCCCAGGGCACAGCCTATGTCCCGCCCATTTTGCATGCATTCGTGGGATCGGACATCAGTGCCGGACTGGTGGCTGTTCAGGGCTTTTTCGGGGCCGGGGACAAAATCCTCTTTCTGGATGTGGGCACCAACGGCGAAATGGGAGTAAGCACCGGGCAGGTCCGCCTGCTGACCTCCACAGCCGCCGGACCGGCCTTTGAGGGCTCGGGACTGCGCAGCGGGATGCGGGCCGCTGCGGGGGCGATCCAGGAGGTTTCCTTCGACGGCAGGGATCTGGTGCTGCAGGCCATCGGAAACGGGCACGGCCCCCTGGGTATATGCGGCAGCGGGCTGCTGGACCTGGTGCATACCCTGCTGGGTATCGGCGTCCTTGACCCCAGCGGTCGTCTACGGACAAAGGAGGAGCTGACAGAGCCTTCCACAGAGGTGCTCTCCAGGCTCCAGAGCCTGGACGGCAAAGCGGCCGTGAGCCTGGCGGACGGGGTCTGGCTGACCCAGGGAGATGTTCGTCAGCTGCAGCTGGCCAAGGGGGCAATCCGTACCGGGATTGACTTTCTGCTGGACCAGGCCGGTTTGGAGAGCCGGGACCTGGATCGAGTGGTTGTCGGTGGCGGGTTCGGCAATGTCCTGCGCCCGGCCAGTCTGGAAGGTGTGGGCATGCTCCCGCCGGAAACCGCGGACAAGGTTGTTTTTGCCGGGAATACCAGCCAGCTGGGATGCGCCCGGCTTCTGGTGTCCACCCCTGTGCGCCGCAGGCTGGAGGAGGACATGGCCGGGGTGGAACATATTGGACTGGCCCAGGACGCCGGGTTCATGGATGCCTTTGTGGCCAACATGGAATTTCCGGAACCTGGAGCAAATACTGTGGACAGGGCCCTGATCGGCGGAGAGAGATAG
- a CDS encoding trimethylamine methyltransferase family protein, with amino-acid sequence MGIHSVSGGCYQPLSAEQMHTVHEASLRLLEEVGVGFEPGLDQAVDVLVQAGATVDKEKRKVYLPRKVVEENVAKAPSRVVLSSRNGEYDLDLSEHAVHLGTGGAAVRILDRETGQARSTTLSDLYNLGRLVDQLENISFFLRPCIPTDIPDTAYDVNVFYTCFKATAKHVMAGVNNEQELHKVLDLAALLAGGLQGVQKKPFFSIITSFIISPLKLSTQPVRIMLECVKNNIPVALSGAPMAGSTSPLTMAGTLAQCHAEQMAGIALCQLTNPGAPVLYGGIPGRADLKSMNYCGGAVECGMMNAAIHQLAHHIQVPNYNSSGLSDSKLPDAQAGWEKGMTTLLAAMGGSNYVHHAAGMLESMLGLAYEQFVLDDEIIGMARRVLQGICVDPEHLASEVIKEVDVGGEFITADHTFEHMYDEYYMGNGITDRSDRATWAQAGGLDAWKRAGKMVDSILDRAEKSYIPEDVDAAIREKYSILL; translated from the coding sequence ATGGGTATACACAGCGTTTCCGGCGGCTGCTATCAGCCTTTGAGTGCAGAGCAGATGCACACTGTGCATGAAGCCAGCCTTCGTCTTCTGGAAGAAGTCGGGGTCGGGTTCGAGCCCGGCCTGGACCAGGCGGTGGATGTCCTGGTCCAGGCCGGGGCCACGGTGGATAAGGAGAAACGAAAGGTCTACCTCCCCCGGAAGGTGGTGGAGGAAAACGTGGCCAAGGCACCCAGCCGGGTTGTGCTCTCCAGCCGGAACGGAGAGTATGATCTGGATCTGAGTGAGCACGCCGTTCACCTGGGAACCGGAGGGGCTGCGGTCCGGATCCTGGACAGGGAGACCGGACAGGCCAGATCGACAACCCTGAGTGATCTGTACAACCTGGGCCGGCTGGTGGATCAGCTGGAGAATATAAGCTTTTTTCTCCGTCCGTGCATACCCACGGATATCCCGGACACCGCCTACGATGTCAACGTCTTCTACACCTGCTTCAAGGCCACGGCCAAGCATGTCATGGCCGGGGTGAACAACGAGCAGGAGCTGCACAAGGTTCTGGACCTGGCCGCCCTTCTGGCCGGCGGATTGCAGGGGGTGCAGAAGAAGCCGTTCTTCTCCATCATCACCTCGTTCATCATCAGCCCCCTCAAGCTCAGCACCCAGCCGGTCCGGATCATGCTGGAGTGCGTCAAGAACAATATCCCGGTCGCTTTGTCCGGCGCTCCAATGGCCGGCTCCACCTCTCCCCTGACCATGGCCGGGACCCTGGCCCAGTGCCATGCGGAGCAGATGGCCGGGATTGCCTTGTGTCAGCTGACCAATCCCGGGGCGCCTGTGCTGTACGGGGGCATCCCCGGCCGGGCCGATCTGAAGAGCATGAACTACTGCGGCGGAGCGGTGGAGTGCGGGATGATGAATGCGGCCATCCATCAGCTCGCGCATCATATTCAGGTCCCGAACTACAACTCCTCCGGGCTCTCGGATTCCAAGCTCCCGGACGCCCAGGCCGGATGGGAAAAAGGGATGACCACTCTGCTCGCGGCCATGGGCGGCTCCAACTACGTCCACCATGCAGCCGGCATGCTGGAATCCATGCTTGGCCTGGCTTATGAGCAGTTTGTCCTGGACGACGAGATCATCGGCATGGCCCGGAGGGTTCTGCAGGGCATTTGCGTCGATCCCGAGCATCTGGCCAGTGAGGTGATCAAGGAAGTGGACGTCGGCGGGGAGTTCATCACCGCGGATCACACCTTTGAGCACATGTATGACGAATACTACATGGGCAACGGGATCACCGACCGCAGCGACCGGGCGACCTGGGCCCAGGCCGGGGGGCTGGACGCCTGGAAGCGGGCCGGCAAGATGGTCGACTCGATCCTGGACCGGGCGGAAAAAAGCTACATCCCGGAGGATGTGGACGCCGCCATCCGGGAGAAATATTCCATCCTCCTGTAA
- a CDS encoding 2-oxoacid:acceptor oxidoreductase subunit alpha translates to MTETNIRFIQGNEVCVEAALYAGLDFFAGYPITPSSEIAEHMASRLPALGGKFLQMEDEISSICAIIGASLTGHKVMTATSGPGFSLMQEALGFAVMAEIPCVIADIQRGGPSTGLPTHGSQGDIYQAKWGTHGDHAIIALTASTHQDLFRMTVEGFNLAETYRTPVILLFDEMSGHMREKVELPKPGEVQVVQRLRTALPEGVDYHPYLPREDGRLPMSDFGGRHRYNVTGLYHDMWGFPTSDPKIIHGLIHHLVDKIENSVHQITHYKEYFLEDATCVLVSYGSTARSALHIVKNRRNRGEKLGLLELQTLWPFPAQLVREKCAQAVSVVVVEMNMGQVVQEVKKAVDRPERVFLANRVDGEFITPTDIKNMLRLIQGRGV, encoded by the coding sequence ATGACCGAGACGAACATTCGCTTCATTCAAGGCAACGAGGTCTGTGTGGAGGCGGCTCTGTACGCCGGGCTGGATTTTTTTGCCGGGTATCCCATCACTCCGTCCTCGGAGATCGCCGAGCACATGGCCTCCCGGCTGCCGGCCCTTGGAGGCAAATTCTTGCAGATGGAAGACGAAATTTCCTCCATTTGTGCCATCATCGGGGCCTCTCTGACCGGGCACAAGGTGATGACCGCCACCAGCGGTCCCGGCTTTTCCCTGATGCAGGAGGCCCTGGGCTTTGCGGTCATGGCCGAGATTCCCTGCGTCATTGCCGATATCCAGCGGGGAGGACCGTCCACCGGGCTGCCCACCCACGGCAGTCAGGGCGATATTTATCAGGCCAAGTGGGGGACGCACGGCGATCACGCCATCATCGCCCTGACCGCTTCCACGCATCAGGATCTGTTCCGGATGACGGTGGAGGGCTTTAACTTGGCCGAAACCTACCGAACGCCGGTCATTCTTCTGTTTGACGAGATGTCAGGGCATATGCGGGAGAAGGTGGAGCTGCCCAAGCCCGGCGAAGTGCAGGTGGTCCAGCGGCTGCGGACCGCCCTGCCCGAGGGGGTGGACTACCATCCCTATCTGCCCAGAGAAGACGGACGGTTGCCCATGTCCGATTTTGGCGGCAGACACCGATACAATGTCACCGGTTTGTACCATGACATGTGGGGATTTCCCACCAGCGACCCCAAGATTATCCACGGCCTTATCCACCATCTGGTGGACAAGATCGAGAACAGTGTGCATCAGATCACCCACTACAAGGAATACTTTCTGGAAGACGCCACCTGTGTTTTGGTCTCCTACGGCTCCACAGCCCGGTCCGCCCTGCATATCGTCAAGAACCGGCGCAACCGGGGCGAGAAGCTCGGCCTTCTGGAGCTGCAGACCTTGTGGCCCTTCCCGGCCCAGCTGGTCCGGGAGAAATGCGCCCAGGCCGTGTCCGTGGTTGTGGTGGAGATGAATATGGGCCAGGTGGTCCAGGAGGTGAAGAAGGCCGTGGACCGGCCGGAGCGGGTCTTTCTGGCCAACAGGGTGGACGGGGAGTTTATTACCCCCACGGATATCAAGAACATGCTCCGGCTGATCCAGGGAAGGGGGGTATAG
- a CDS encoding FAD-dependent oxidoreductase, giving the protein MFGTKKPLWGPQPEQKKHYDAVLIGGGLHNLATAYYLAKEHGMTNVAVVEKRFIGFGGAGRNTAIVRANQRTQENVPLYKDALDLWPQLTKELDFNLMFNNCGNVNLMHSEAAMKAARMNVSTAQFLGVESHVLDAKQTKELVPALNLSQDITHPIHGSMYHPPGGIVRHDAVVWGLAKGAAKLGVDILQQTEAQGISTRQGKVTGVDTSRGHISTPKVMVSAGGYSAGIISHLLGLKLPISVLTIQAMVTQPLKPLLNHVVSSGAYHVYCNQTLKGEIATGAHMDPWPNYTTQVTARYIKHQAEALTEFLPCLRGVKFMRAWGGLADMTPDMAPIMDGNDPLDGFFMNCGWGYFGFKSSTATGRYMAEYMATGECPQRLRPFTFRRYEQHKLMGETAALVNYTPDN; this is encoded by the coding sequence ATGTTTGGCACCAAAAAGCCCCTCTGGGGACCACAGCCGGAGCAGAAGAAGCATTACGACGCAGTGCTCATCGGCGGCGGACTGCACAATCTGGCTACAGCCTATTATCTGGCCAAAGAGCACGGGATGACCAATGTGGCCGTGGTGGAAAAGCGGTTTATCGGATTCGGCGGGGCGGGCAGAAACACGGCCATTGTCCGGGCCAATCAGCGAACCCAGGAAAACGTGCCCCTGTACAAGGATGCCCTGGACCTCTGGCCCCAGCTGACCAAGGAACTGGATTTCAACCTGATGTTCAACAACTGCGGGAACGTGAACCTGATGCACAGCGAGGCGGCCATGAAGGCGGCCAGGATGAATGTGTCCACCGCCCAGTTCCTGGGGGTGGAGAGCCACGTCCTGGACGCCAAGCAGACCAAGGAGCTGGTCCCGGCCTTGAACCTTTCCCAGGACATCACCCACCCCATCCATGGCTCAATGTATCATCCACCCGGGGGAATCGTCCGCCACGATGCCGTGGTCTGGGGGCTGGCCAAGGGGGCGGCCAAGCTGGGCGTGGATATCCTGCAGCAGACCGAGGCCCAAGGGATATCCACCAGACAGGGCAAGGTAACCGGAGTGGATACATCCAGAGGACACATCTCCACTCCAAAGGTCATGGTCTCGGCCGGAGGGTATTCAGCCGGGATCATATCGCATCTGCTGGGGCTGAAGCTGCCCATCAGCGTGCTGACCATCCAGGCCATGGTCACCCAGCCCTTAAAACCACTGCTCAACCATGTGGTCTCTTCCGGGGCCTATCACGTCTACTGCAATCAGACCCTGAAAGGCGAGATCGCCACTGGTGCGCACATGGACCCCTGGCCCAACTACACCACCCAGGTCACGGCCAGATACATCAAGCATCAGGCCGAGGCCCTGACCGAGTTTCTGCCCTGTCTGCGGGGAGTGAAGTTCATGCGGGCCTGGGGCGGCCTGGCGGATATGACCCCGGACATGGCCCCGATCATGGACGGCAACGATCCCCTGGACGGATTTTTCATGAACTGCGGATGGGGGTACTTCGGGTTCAAGTCCTCGACCGCGACCGGCCGGTACATGGCCGAGTACATGGCCACCGGCGAATGCCCGCAGCGCTTGCGGCCGTTTACCTTCCGCCGCTACGAACAGCACAAGCTGATGGGCGAGACCGCGGCGCTGGTCAACTATACTCCGGACAATTAA
- a CDS encoding methyltetrahydrofolate cobalamin methyltransferase, protein MIIVGELINSSRKAISEAIKSQDVQAIQQVAKDQRDAGANYIDINAGTFVGQESEYVNWMVQKVQEVVDGPCCIDSPDPRAIENALAVHKGTAMINSISLEKERFDALMPIVASHECQVIALCMSDEGMPETAEDRFAIAQDLVNRLVQKGVKVENIYVDPLVQPVSTNDSFGREFLKAIGMIMTQIPGVHTICGLSNISYGLPKRVLLNRTFMSMAIAQGLDGAIVNPLDRKMMAVIAASEALMGRDEFCMNYLNVYRAKGLED, encoded by the coding sequence ATGATCATCGTCGGCGAGCTGATTAATTCCAGCCGCAAGGCAATCAGTGAGGCAATCAAATCCCAGGATGTCCAGGCCATTCAACAGGTGGCCAAGGACCAGCGGGACGCCGGAGCAAACTATATAGACATCAATGCCGGGACATTCGTCGGACAGGAAAGCGAGTATGTGAACTGGATGGTCCAGAAGGTGCAGGAAGTAGTGGACGGGCCATGCTGCATCGACAGCCCCGATCCCCGGGCCATTGAAAACGCCCTGGCCGTGCACAAGGGAACGGCGATGATCAACTCCATTTCCCTGGAGAAAGAACGTTTCGACGCCCTGATGCCCATTGTCGCCTCCCATGAATGTCAGGTCATCGCCTTGTGCATGAGCGATGAGGGAATGCCGGAAACGGCCGAGGACCGGTTCGCCATTGCCCAGGATCTGGTGAACAGACTGGTCCAGAAAGGGGTCAAGGTGGAGAATATCTATGTCGATCCCCTGGTCCAGCCGGTATCCACCAACGACAGCTTCGGCCGGGAGTTTTTAAAGGCCATCGGCATGATCATGACCCAGATCCCGGGAGTGCACACCATCTGCGGGCTGTCCAATATTTCCTACGGCCTGCCCAAGCGGGTGCTGCTGAACAGGACCTTCATGTCCATGGCCATCGCCCAGGGGCTGGACGGGGCCATCGTCAATCCTCTGGACAGAAAGATGATGGCCGTCATCGCCGCATCCGAGGCCCTGATGGGGCGGGATGAGTTCTGCATGAACTACCTCAACGTGTACCGGGCCAAAGGCCTGGAGGATTAA
- a CDS encoding 2-oxoacid:ferredoxin oxidoreductase subunit beta, with amino-acid sequence MSFRNYIRERFFPHIWCPGCGHGIVLNNMLRAVEDLGLAKNELVMVSGIGCSSRISGYVDFHSLHTLHGRALAFATGVKMSQPNLKVIVPMGDGDALAIGGNHFIHACRRNMDITAVIMNNRIYGMTGGQFSPLTGTGLKATTAPLQTIDQSFDIAHMATASGASYVARTTSYHFQEITKYLKQAISHKGFSVVEILSPCPTHFGRRNKLGSAVNMLEFLKDNTAQVGSKALENNPELIERGVFVHKDTPEYCSEYERLIQAAHKG; translated from the coding sequence ATGTCCTTTCGAAACTACATCCGGGAACGCTTTTTCCCACACATCTGGTGCCCGGGGTGCGGGCACGGCATTGTGCTGAACAATATGCTGCGGGCGGTGGAAGATCTGGGGCTGGCCAAGAACGAGCTGGTCATGGTCTCCGGAATCGGATGCTCCTCGCGCATCTCGGGGTATGTCGACTTTCATTCCCTGCACACCCTGCACGGCCGGGCCCTGGCCTTTGCCACAGGGGTGAAGATGAGCCAGCCCAACCTGAAGGTCATTGTTCCCATGGGGGACGGAGATGCCCTGGCCATCGGCGGCAATCACTTCATTCACGCCTGCCGCCGGAATATGGACATCACTGCGGTGATCATGAACAACCGCATCTACGGCATGACCGGAGGGCAGTTCTCTCCCCTGACCGGTACCGGACTGAAGGCGACCACCGCGCCCCTGCAGACCATCGACCAGTCTTTTGATATCGCGCACATGGCCACTGCCTCCGGTGCCAGCTACGTAGCCCGAACCACCAGCTACCACTTTCAGGAGATCACCAAGTATCTGAAGCAGGCCATCAGCCACAAGGGCTTTTCAGTCGTCGAGATCCTCTCCCCGTGCCCGACCCATTTCGGGCGGCGGAACAAGCTGGGCAGTGCGGTGAACATGCTGGAGTTCTTAAAAGACAATACCGCCCAGGTCGGATCCAAGGCCCTGGAGAACAACCCCGAGCTCATTGAACGGGGGGTGTTCGTGCACAAGGATACTCCGGAATACTGCTCGGAATACGAGCGCCTGATTCAAGCTGCGCACAAAGGATAG